The Magnolia sinica isolate HGM2019 chromosome 10, MsV1, whole genome shotgun sequence genome includes a window with the following:
- the LOC131258385 gene encoding DNA-directed RNA polymerase subunit beta — MLRDGNEGMSTIPGFSQIQFEGFCRFIDQGLTEELHKFPKIEDTDQEIEFQLFVETYQLVEPLIKERDAVYESLTYSSELYVPAGLIWKTGRDMQEQTVFIGNIPLMNSLGTSIVNGIYRIVINQILQSPGIYYRSELDHNGISVYTGTIISDWGGRSELEIDRKARIWARVSRKQKISILVLSSAMGSNLREILDNVCYPEIFLSFPNDKEKKKIGSRENAILEFYQQFACVGGDPVFSESLCKELQKKFFQQRCELGRIGRRNMNRRLNLDIPQNNTFLLPRDVLAAADHLIRMKFGMGTLDDMNHLKNKRIRSVADLLQDQFGLALVRLENAVRGTICGAIRHKLIPTPQNLVTSTPLTTTYESFFGLHPLSQVLDRTNPLTQIVHGRKSSYLGPGGLTGRTASFRIRDIHPSHYGRICPIDTSEGINVGLIGSLAIHARIGHWGSIESPFYEISERSKEVQMVYLSPSRDEYYMVAAGNSLALNWGVQEEQVVPARYRQEFLTIAWEQIHLRSIFPFQYFSIGASLIPFIEHNDANRALMSSNMQRQAVPLSRSEKCIVGTGLECQAALDSGVSAIAEHEGKIVSTDTDKIVLSGNGNTISIPLVMYQRSNKNTCMHQKPQVRRGKCIKKGQILADGAATVGGELALGKNVLVAYMPWEGYNSEDAVLISERIVYGDIYTSFHIRKYEIQTHVTSQGPERITNEIPHLEAHLLRNLDKNGIVMLGSWIETGDILVGKLTPQTAKESSYAPEDRLLRAILGIQVSTAKETCLKLPIGGRGRVIDVRWIQKKGGSSYNPEMIRVYISQKREIKVGDKVAGRHGNKGIISKILPRQDMPYLQDGTPVDMVFNPLGVPSRMNVGQIFECSLGLAGDLLDRHYRIAPFDERYEQEASRKLVFSELYSASKQTANPWVFEPECPGKSRIFDGRTGDPFEQPVIIGKSYILKLIHQVDDKIHGRSSGHYALVTQQPLRGRAKQGGQRVGEMEVWALEGFGVAHISQEMLTYKSDHIRARQEVLGTTIIGGTIPNPEDAPESFRLLVRELRSLALELNHFLVSEKNFQINRKEA, encoded by the coding sequence ATGCTCCGGGATGGAAATGAGGGAATGTCTACAATACCTGGATTTAGTCAGATACAATTTGAGGGATTTTGTAGGTTCATTGATCAGGGCTTGACGGAAGAACTTCATAAGTTTCCAAAAATTGAAGATACAGATCAAgaaattgaatttcaattattTGTGGAAACATATCAATTGGTAGAACCCTTGATAAAAGAAAGAGATGCTGTGTATGAATCACTCACATATTCTTCTGAATTATATGTACCCGCGGGGTTAATTTGGAAAACCGGTAGAGATATGCAAGAACAAACCGTATTTATTGGAAACATTCCTCTAATGAATTCCCTGGGAACTTCTATAGTAAATGGAATATACAGAATTGTGATCAATCAAATATTGCAAAGCCCCGGTATTTATTACCGTTCAGAATTGGACCATAACGGAATTTCTGTCTATACTGGCACCATAATATCAGATTGGGGAGGAAGATCAGAATTAGAGATTGATAGAAAAGCAAGGATATGGGCCCGTGTGAGTAGGAAACAAAAAATATCTATTCTAGTTCTATCATCAGCTATGGGTTCGAATCTAAGAGAAATTCTAGATAATGTTTGCTACCCTGAAATTTTCTTGTCTTTCCCGAATGATAAGGAGAAAAAAAAGATTGGGTCAAGGGAAAATGCCATTTTGGAGTTTTATCAACAATTTGCTTGTGTAGGCGGGGATCCGGTATTTTCTGAATCCTTATGTAAGGAATTACAAAAGAAATTTTTTCAACAAAGATGTGAATTAGGAAGAATTGGTCGACGAAATATGAACCGGAGACTGAATCTTGATATACCtcagaacaatacatttttgttACCACGAGATGTATTAGCTGCTGCGGATCATTTGATCCGAATGAAATTTGGAATGGGCACACTTGACGATATGAATCACTTGAAAAATAAACGTATTCGTTCTGTAGCAGATCTGTTACAGGATCAATTCGGATTGGCTCTGGTTCGTTTAGAAAATGCGGTTCGAGGAACTATATGTGGAGCAATCCGGCATAAATTGATACCGACTCCTCAGAATTTGGTAACTTCAACTCCATTAACAACCACCTATGAATCGTTTTTCGGCCTACACCCTTTAtctcaagttttggatcgaactaATCCATTGACACAAATAGTTCATGGGCGAAAATCGAGTTATTTGGGTCCTGGAGGATTGACAGGACGAACTGCCAGTTTTCGGATACGAGATATCCATCCTAGTCACTATGGACGTATTTGCCCAATTGACACGTCCGAAGGAATCAATGTTGGACTTATTGGATCCTTAGCTATTCATGCGAGGATTGGTCATTGGGGGTCTATAGAGAGTCCGTTTTATGAAATATCTGAGAGATCCAAAGAAGTACAGATGGTTTATTTATCACCAAGTAGAGATGAATACTATATGGTAGCGGCAGGAAATTCTTTGGCGTTGAATTGGGGTGTTCAGGAAGAACAGGTTGTTCCAGCTCGATACCGTCAAGAATTCCTGACTATTGCATGGGAACAGATTCATCTTCGAAGCATTTTTCCCTTCCAATATTTTTCTATTGGAGCTTCCCTCATTCCTTTTATCGAGCATAATGATGCGAATCGGGCTTTAATGAGTTCTAATATGCAGCGCCAAGCAGTTCCGCTTTCTCGGTCCGAGAAGTGCATTGTTGGAACTGGGTTGGAATGCCAAGCGGCTCTAGATTCGGGGGTTTCAGCTATAGCCGAACACGAGGGAAAGATCGTTTCTACCGATACTGACAAGATCGTTTTATCAGGTAATGGAAACACTATAAGCATTCCATTGGTTATGTATCAACGTTCCAACAAAAATACTTGTATGCATCAAAAACCTCAGGTTCGGCGGGGTAAATGCATTAAAAAGGGACAAATTTTAGCGGACGGTGCGGCTACAGTTGGTGGTGAACTTGCTTTGGGAAAAAACGTATTAGTAGCTTATATGCCATGGGAAGGCTACAATTCTGAAGACGCGGTACTCATTAGCGAACGTATAGTATATGGAGATATTTATACTTCTTTTCACATCCGGAAATATGAAATTCAGACTCATGTGACAAGCCAAGGCCCTGAAAGAATCACTAACGAAATACCGCATTTAGAAGCTCATTTACTCCGCAATTTAGACAAAAATGGAATTGTGATGCTGGGATCTTGGATAGAAACAGGTGATATTTTAGTAGGTAAATTAACGCCTCAGACAGCGAAAGAATCATCGTATGCTCCGGAAGATAGATTATTACGGGCCATACTTGGCATTCAGGTATCCACTGCAAAGGAAACTTGTCTAAAACTACCTATAGGGGGAAGGGGTCGAGTTATTGATGTGAGATGGATCCAGAAAAAGGGGGGTTCCAGTTATAATCCAGAAATGATTCGTGTATATATTTCACAGAAACGTGAAATCAAAGTAGGTGATAAAGTAGCTGGAAGACATGGGAATAAAGGTATCATTTCAAAAATTTTGCCTAGACAAGATATGCCCTATTTGCAAGATGGAACACCAGTTGATATGGTCTTCAACCCATTAGGAGTACCTTCGCGAATGAATGTGGGACAGATATTTGAATGCTCGCTCGGGTTAGCGGGGGACCTGCTGGACAGACATTATAGAATAGCACCCTTTGATGAGAGATATGAGCAAGAGGCTTCGAGAAAACTAGTGTTTTCTGAATTATATTCGGCCAGTAAGCAAACAGCAAATCCATGGGTATTTGAACCCGAGTGTCCGGGAAAAAGCAGAATATTTGATGGAAGAACAGGAGATCCTTTTGAACAACCTGTTATAATAGGAAAGTCCTATATCCTGAAATTAATTCATCAAGTTGATGATAAAATCCATGGACGTTCCAGTGGACATTATGCACTTGTTACACAACAACCCCTTAGAGGAAGGGCCAAGCAAGGGGGACAACGAGTAGGAGAAATGGAAGTTTGGGCTCTAGAGGGATTCGGTGTTGCTCATATTTCACAAGAGATGCTTACTTATAAATCTGATCATATTAGAGCTCGTCAGGAAGTACTTGGTACTACGATCATTGGAGGAACAATACCTAATCCTGAGGATGCTCCAGAATCTTTTCGATTGCTCGTTCGAGAACTACGATCTTTGGCTCTGGAACTGAATCATTTCCTTGTATCTGAGAAGAACTTCCAGATTAATAGGAAAGAAGCTTGA